A region from the Methylocella sp. genome encodes:
- a CDS encoding rhodanese-like domain-containing protein produces MSATLNKVENVAIDELKQGLADGSIRLIDVREPHEFADGHIPGAALNPLQSFDPKALPESEPGKRIVLACRTGRRSLAALALAQQAGRTDIQAHYPGGFVEWSNLGEKVEY; encoded by the coding sequence ATGTCCGCCACGCTGAATAAAGTCGAAAACGTTGCGATCGACGAACTGAAACAAGGATTGGCCGATGGATCAATCCGGCTCATTGATGTGCGCGAGCCGCACGAATTTGCGGACGGCCACATTCCCGGCGCCGCGCTGAACCCCTTGCAGAGTTTCGACCCCAAAGCTTTGCCGGAGAGCGAGCCGGGCAAACGAATCGTTCTGGCGTGCCGCACCGGCCGACGATCCCTCGCGGCCTTGGCTCTCGCCCAGCAAGCCGGCCGCACCGATATTCAGGCCCACTATCCTGGCGGCTTTGTCGAATGGTCGAACCTTGGCGAAAAGGTCGAATATTAG
- the mobA gene encoding molybdenum cofactor guanylyltransferase MobA: MTESCFGILLAGGRAQRMGGGDKSLRLIGGASILERVIAKMALQCAGLVLNANGDPAKFEAFHLPIVADDLPGFKGPLAGILAGLDWVAERRSDLAFAVSAPTDTPFLPDDLVARLQAAREENSADIACAASGGGTHPVVALWPVSIRTDLRRALVDEDLRKVDRFAQRYKIAYAEWPTEPFDPFFNANAPADLAAAETIVAGQEKTRHIGL; this comes from the coding sequence ATGACTGAGAGCTGTTTTGGCATTCTGCTTGCGGGAGGTCGCGCGCAGCGCATGGGGGGCGGCGACAAATCCTTGCGGCTGATCGGGGGGGCCTCCATTCTGGAGCGCGTAATCGCGAAAATGGCCTTGCAATGCGCCGGGCTCGTCTTGAACGCAAATGGCGATCCGGCAAAATTTGAGGCCTTTCATCTGCCAATCGTCGCCGATGATCTGCCCGGCTTCAAAGGCCCGCTCGCCGGGATTCTCGCCGGCCTCGATTGGGTCGCGGAGCGCCGGTCGGACCTTGCTTTTGCGGTGAGCGCGCCAACCGATACGCCGTTTTTACCAGACGATCTCGTCGCTCGCCTACAGGCGGCGCGCGAGGAAAATAGTGCCGATATCGCGTGCGCTGCTTCCGGCGGCGGAACGCATCCGGTGGTTGCGCTCTGGCCGGTATCGATCAGGACGGATCTTCGCCGCGCCCTCGTGGATGAGGATCTGCGCAAGGTCGATCGGTTCGCGCAACGCTACAAGATCGCCTATGCGGAATGGCCGACGGAGCCGTTCGATCCATTTTTCAACGCCAATGCGCCAGCCGACCTAGCTGCGGCGGAGACCATTGTCGCTGGCCAAGAAAAAACCCGGCATATAGGATTGTGA
- a CDS encoding TIGR01459 family HAD-type hydrolase — MARLPQLIAGLAEIADGYDVVLCDVWGVLHNGSVAFGPAVEALSRFRAKGGRVVLLTNSPAPSRVVVALLDGLGVSREAYDAIVSSGDVTVSLLLERADQTLFFIGAKEDTAIFEEVLAARGKELIQAPIETADFVLCTGFIDFWQETPKDYDERLARIYERGLDFICANPDLVVEIDGSLSYCAGAIAERYAQIGGKVIQAGKPFAPIYERALALASEFAGGPIERSRVLAIGDAMRTDIKGAFEQGFASLFVTSGIHRAELHGAEEGAALDAAALRQFVEAGGVAPTAALAELVW, encoded by the coding sequence GTGGCGAGATTGCCTCAACTTATTGCTGGACTGGCCGAAATCGCCGACGGCTATGATGTCGTCTTGTGCGACGTCTGGGGCGTGCTGCATAATGGTTCGGTTGCTTTCGGGCCCGCCGTAGAGGCGCTGAGCCGCTTTCGCGCCAAGGGCGGCCGGGTCGTGCTGCTGACCAATTCGCCTGCTCCAAGCCGAGTCGTCGTCGCTCTCCTTGATGGTCTTGGCGTTTCTCGCGAGGCTTATGACGCAATTGTCTCGTCAGGCGACGTCACCGTCTCCCTGCTCCTCGAGCGCGCTGACCAAACCTTGTTTTTTATCGGCGCGAAGGAGGACACCGCGATCTTTGAAGAGGTTTTGGCCGCGCGCGGAAAAGAACTCATTCAGGCTCCGATCGAAACTGCGGACTTTGTCCTCTGCACGGGATTCATCGACTTCTGGCAGGAGACCCCCAAGGACTACGACGAGAGACTTGCGCGAATTTACGAGCGCGGACTCGATTTCATCTGCGCCAATCCGGACCTCGTCGTCGAGATTGACGGCTCGCTGTCCTACTGCGCGGGCGCAATCGCCGAGCGCTATGCGCAAATCGGCGGCAAGGTCATTCAAGCCGGCAAGCCTTTCGCTCCGATTTACGAGCGCGCGCTCGCGCTGGCGAGCGAGTTTGCAGGGGGCCCGATCGAGCGCTCCCGCGTTCTGGCGATAGGCGACGCCATGCGCACCGACATCAAAGGCGCGTTTGAGCAGGGCTTTGCGAGCCTCTTTGTGACCTCAGGCATTCATCGCGCGGAATTGCACGGGGCGGAAGAAGGCGCTGCCCTCGACGCCGCCGCTTTGCGGCAATTCGTGGAGGCTGGCGGCGTCGCGCCGACGGCGGCCTTGGCCGAATTGGTTTGGTAA
- a CDS encoding bifunctional riboflavin kinase/FAD synthetase, with amino-acid sequence MRNLASAVTDSLISLANSHSVKNFILAVDPPSPPRGLEGAVVAIGNFDGVHRGHLAVIKRAEALALRLGRPCAALTFEPHPTDFFRGENTIFRLTSLEAKAKAFERLGLDGMIVIPFDKVIAALTAEQFVEEVLLRRLDVRAIVAGYDFHFGAKRGGTPAFLKESGDRHGFEVEIVERVCAEGSSAIEAASSTATRAALETGDVEHAARLLGHPFSIMGEVLHGQKLGRTLGFPTANLQPGPNCRLRHGIYAVRVEVGHALYDGVASFGRRPTVDNGQPLLEAYLFDFSGDLYGKTIEVFFLGWIREEVKFLSLDALTEQIKSDAARAKEILQGPTSI; translated from the coding sequence ATGCGCAATCTGGCTTCGGCGGTTACAGACAGTCTGATCTCATTGGCCAATTCCCATTCCGTTAAAAATTTCATTCTGGCCGTCGATCCGCCATCGCCGCCGCGCGGGCTCGAAGGAGCCGTGGTGGCGATCGGCAATTTTGACGGCGTTCATCGCGGTCATCTCGCGGTGATCAAGCGCGCGGAGGCCCTTGCGCTGCGGCTTGGAAGACCCTGCGCCGCTCTCACCTTCGAGCCGCATCCGACGGATTTCTTTCGCGGCGAGAACACCATCTTTCGCCTCACCTCGCTCGAGGCCAAGGCGAAGGCCTTCGAGCGCCTCGGACTCGATGGGATGATCGTCATCCCTTTCGACAAGGTCATCGCCGCTCTGACGGCGGAACAGTTCGTCGAGGAAGTGTTGCTCCGTCGGCTTGACGTTCGGGCCATCGTCGCGGGCTATGACTTCCATTTCGGCGCCAAGCGCGGAGGCACGCCGGCCTTCCTGAAGGAATCCGGCGACCGACATGGATTTGAGGTCGAGATCGTCGAGCGCGTCTGCGCGGAAGGGTCGAGCGCCATCGAAGCGGCTTCCTCCACCGCCACCAGAGCCGCGCTCGAGACCGGCGATGTGGAGCACGCGGCGCGATTGCTCGGCCACCCTTTCTCGATCATGGGCGAGGTCCTGCACGGCCAGAAGCTTGGCCGCACGCTCGGCTTTCCGACCGCGAATTTACAGCCGGGTCCGAACTGTCGCCTTCGCCACGGCATTTATGCGGTCCGCGTCGAAGTCGGCCATGCGCTTTATGATGGAGTCGCCAGTTTCGGCCGCCGTCCCACCGTGGACAATGGCCAGCCCCTGCTTGAGGCCTATTTGTTCGATTTTTCGGGCGATCTTTACGGCAAGACGATTGAAGTTTTTTTCCTCGGCTGGATTAGGGAAGAGGTAAAGTTTCTGTCGCTCGATGCGCTGACGGAGCAAATCAAATCCGATGCGGCGCGAGCAAAGGAGATTTTGCAAGGCCCAACTTCCATTTGA
- a CDS encoding 2-isopropylmalate synthase → MTEHPIVSRVENARPNSESVLIFDTTLRDGEQSPGATMYFEDKLQVAEVLDAMGVDIIEAGFPIASEGDFEAVSAIAERTKNAVIAGLARAIEGDIARCGEAVRKARRPRIHTFVSTSPIHLQHQMNKSEEQVLEIIARTVGQARNLVDDVEWSAMDATRTPIDYLCRCVEAAIKAGATTINLPDTVGYALPAEYEAMFRAVRERVPGADKAIFSVHCHDDLGLAVANSLAGVRGGARQIECTINGLGERAGNAALEEVVMAMRVRGDAMPYHSAIDSTMLTRASKLVSAVSSSPVQYNKAIVGRNAFAHESGIHQDGMLKNAQTYEIMTPATVGVTKTSLVMGKHSGRHAFKDKLREMGYELGENALHDAFIRFKDLADRKKIVYDEDLIALVDDEIVHAHERIKLVALTVIAGTKGPQSATLTLDIDGVAHTHQATGNGPVDAIFNAIVALVPHSAVLELYQVHAVTKGTDAQAEVSVRLAEDGNSVTAKGADPDTLVASARAYIASLNKLMVKRGKSRPKILAG, encoded by the coding sequence ATGACTGAACATCCTATTGTTTCACGCGTGGAAAATGCGCGGCCCAATTCCGAGTCCGTGCTGATTTTCGACACCACATTGCGCGATGGCGAACAGTCGCCGGGCGCGACGATGTATTTCGAAGATAAGCTGCAAGTCGCGGAAGTTCTCGACGCGATGGGCGTCGACATCATCGAAGCCGGTTTTCCCATCGCTTCTGAGGGCGATTTCGAGGCCGTCTCGGCCATCGCAGAACGCACGAAAAATGCCGTGATCGCCGGCCTCGCCCGCGCCATCGAAGGCGATATCGCCCGTTGCGGCGAAGCTGTTCGCAAAGCGAGGCGACCCCGCATACACACCTTCGTCTCGACCTCGCCCATTCATTTGCAACATCAGATGAACAAAAGCGAAGAGCAGGTGCTGGAGATCATCGCGCGGACCGTTGGTCAGGCGCGCAACCTCGTCGATGATGTCGAATGGTCGGCGATGGATGCGACGCGCACTCCGATCGACTATCTCTGCCGTTGCGTCGAAGCGGCGATCAAGGCCGGCGCCACAACGATCAACCTGCCGGATACCGTCGGCTACGCGTTGCCTGCGGAGTATGAGGCCATGTTCCGCGCTGTCCGCGAGCGCGTTCCAGGCGCCGATAAAGCGATTTTCTCCGTCCATTGCCATGACGACCTGGGTCTTGCCGTGGCGAACTCGCTCGCCGGCGTTCGCGGCGGAGCGCGGCAGATTGAATGCACGATCAACGGGCTTGGCGAACGCGCCGGCAACGCCGCATTGGAGGAGGTCGTAATGGCCATGCGGGTGCGCGGCGATGCGATGCCCTATCACAGCGCGATCGACTCCACGATGCTGACAAGAGCCTCGAAACTTGTGTCGGCGGTCAGCTCCTCGCCGGTGCAATACAATAAGGCGATCGTCGGACGGAACGCTTTCGCACATGAAAGCGGCATCCATCAGGATGGCATGCTGAAAAATGCGCAAACCTACGAAATCATGACTCCCGCAACGGTCGGCGTCACCAAGACGTCGCTGGTGATGGGGAAGCATTCGGGGCGCCACGCCTTCAAGGATAAGCTGAGGGAAATGGGCTATGAACTGGGCGAGAACGCGCTTCACGACGCTTTCATCCGTTTCAAGGACCTCGCCGATCGCAAGAAAATCGTCTACGACGAAGATCTGATCGCCCTGGTGGATGACGAGATCGTTCACGCGCATGAGCGAATCAAGCTTGTCGCCTTGACCGTGATCGCCGGCACGAAAGGACCGCAGTCGGCGACATTGACGCTGGACATCGATGGCGTCGCTCATACGCATCAGGCGACTGGCAACGGACCGGTAGACGCGATCTTCAATGCGATTGTCGCCTTGGTGCCGCACAGCGCCGTGCTGGAGCTCTATCAGGTTCACGCAGTGACGAAAGGAACCGACGCGCAGGCCGAAGTATCCGTGCGGTTAGCCGAAGATGGCAATTCGGTCACCGCCAAAGGCGCCGATCCTGACACGCTAGTGGCGTCGGCGAGAGCCTATATCGCCTCTTTGAACAAACTGATGGTCAAGCGCGGTAAATCGCGCCCGAAAATTCTGGCTGGTTGA